In a genomic window of Sulfitobacter sp. THAF37:
- a CDS encoding ABC transporter ATP-binding protein: MSPAAFTLLDLKLTGLALQRSPILQDIHLQLQKGETLALVGPSGIGKTSLLRVIAGLNSDFDGHCHLQGTCAVVFQEPTLLPWLDVLRNICVTTGATAAQARKALQEVGLAGRERDFPDQLSLGQQRRLALARAFSVRPDLLLLDEPFVSLDPETAEGMMQLLARIKADHGLTTIMVTHVAAEARKLASRIVTLGGSPARLVSDVQNNGAYFQSSASGVTSSRS, from the coding sequence TTGAGCCCTGCTGCCTTCACCTTGCTGGACCTGAAACTGACCGGGCTTGCCTTGCAGAGGAGTCCGATCCTGCAAGACATCCATCTACAGCTTCAGAAAGGCGAAACTCTCGCGCTGGTTGGACCTTCGGGGATTGGAAAAACCTCATTGTTGCGGGTCATCGCCGGGCTGAACTCCGATTTCGACGGGCATTGCCACCTGCAGGGCACCTGCGCCGTGGTGTTTCAGGAACCAACGCTGCTGCCTTGGCTCGACGTTCTGCGCAACATTTGCGTGACCACAGGTGCAACCGCCGCGCAGGCGCGCAAGGCACTCCAAGAAGTCGGACTGGCCGGCCGGGAACGGGATTTTCCCGACCAGCTGTCGCTGGGACAGCAACGCCGCCTGGCCCTCGCCCGCGCCTTTTCGGTCAGACCAGACCTGTTGTTGCTGGATGAACCCTTCGTCTCACTCGATCCGGAGACGGCGGAAGGGATGATGCAGCTACTTGCGCGGATCAAGGCGGATCACGGGCTTACCACGATCATGGTCACCCATGTCGCGGCCGAAGCCCGCAAACTGGCCAGCCGTATCGTGACCTTGGGCGGCAGCCCTGCACGGCTTGTCAGCGACGTTCAGAACAATGGCGCGTATTTCCAGTCATCGGCATCCGGCGTGACCTCATCCAGGTCATAA
- a CDS encoding ABC transporter substrate-binding protein: MKASRILGCLLALFTTLGVANAEIPKLRISVLKFGTVNWELDTIRHHGFDTAEGFELDVQGAASSSAARIAFQGGQADVIVSDWLWVARQRAAGRDMVFIPYSKAVGGLLVSQDSDVRTLADLKGGKVGIAGGPLDKSWLILRAYSKQTFGFDLKAESEQVFGAPPLIFKAALDGDLAGAINFWHFMAKMETAGMRKLIDISDAARDLGLDPETPLLGYVVKGDLLRDAPGLVHGLARASRTAKDVLARDDAEWDRLRDRMNAKSDAEFDALKAGFRAGIPISQTVDRDAAARMLELMHDLGGRDLLGQASTLPDGVFLDPETPG, from the coding sequence ATGAAAGCTTCGAGAATCCTGGGTTGCCTTCTGGCCCTTTTCACAACACTGGGCGTCGCCAATGCCGAGATCCCGAAACTACGAATTTCGGTCCTGAAATTCGGTACTGTCAATTGGGAGTTGGACACGATCCGACACCACGGGTTCGACACGGCCGAGGGCTTTGAACTCGATGTACAGGGCGCGGCTAGCAGCTCTGCGGCCCGGATCGCCTTTCAGGGCGGACAGGCGGACGTCATCGTTTCGGATTGGCTCTGGGTCGCACGGCAACGGGCGGCAGGCAGGGACATGGTATTCATTCCATACTCGAAGGCCGTTGGCGGACTGCTGGTGTCCCAGGACAGCGACGTACGGACCTTGGCCGATCTGAAGGGCGGCAAGGTTGGAATTGCGGGCGGGCCGCTCGACAAAAGCTGGCTGATCCTGCGGGCCTATTCAAAGCAGACTTTCGGATTTGACCTGAAGGCGGAAAGCGAACAGGTCTTTGGTGCGCCGCCACTGATCTTCAAGGCGGCGCTGGATGGTGATCTCGCAGGTGCGATCAACTTCTGGCATTTCATGGCCAAGATGGAGACCGCGGGTATGCGCAAACTGATCGACATATCCGATGCTGCGCGCGATCTGGGTCTCGACCCGGAAACGCCACTGCTGGGCTATGTCGTCAAGGGTGATCTGCTGCGCGACGCTCCCGGTCTGGTCCATGGCCTTGCCCGGGCATCGCGCACGGCCAAGGATGTGCTGGCGCGTGATGACGCCGAATGGGACCGGCTGCGCGATCGCATGAATGCCAAATCCGATGCGGAGTTCGACGCTCTCAAGGCCGGGTTTCGCGCAGGCATCCCCATATCGCAGACCGTCGACAGGGACGCCGCCGCGCGGATGTTGGAACTGATGCATGATCTCGGGGGTAGGGACCTTCTGGGTCAGGCCAGCACCCTGCCGGACGGCGTCTTCCTCGATCCTGAAACGCCCGGTTAA
- a CDS encoding PQQ-dependent methanol/ethanol family dehydrogenase: protein MNKFIIAAVVGLLATSAFADAHGAGVTEEMLANDTASTGDVLTNGMGRHLQRHSPLDTLNKENVKNLVPAWAFSLGGEKQRGQETQPLVHDGIMYITGSYSRLYAIDVKTGEELWQYDARLPEGILPCCDVVNRGAALYGENIYFGTLDARIVALNAKTGDTVWNKKIADYKAGYSYTAAPLIVNGLVVTGNSGGEFGIVGSVQARDAETGEMVWERPVIEGHMGTLNGEESTMTGTLNATWPGDMWKTGGGATWLGGSYDADTDTLVFGTGNPAPWNSWLRDAGQKNDGSGDNLYAASRLGIDPATGEIKWHFQTTPREGWDYDGVNEVVAYTDREGNQRYATADRNGYFYVLNREDGAFVSATPFVKDISWASGIDDNGRPIYNEEGRPGDPSSAADGKKGEVVFASPSFLGGKNWMPMAHSPVTGLFYVPSNEWGMDIWNEPITYKKGAAYLGSGFTIKPNYEDHIGSLKAIDPDTGEIKWEYKNDAPLWGGVMTTAGGLVFTGTPEGKFIAFDDETGEELWSFQTGSGIVGQPITWEQDGEQYVTVISGWGGAVPLWGGEVAKKVNYLNQGGTLWTFRLPEQLASAN, encoded by the coding sequence ATGAACAAATTCATAATTGCAGCCGTTGTCGGCCTGCTGGCGACATCCGCCTTTGCGGATGCGCATGGCGCGGGCGTTACCGAAGAAATGCTGGCCAATGATACCGCGTCTACTGGCGACGTATTGACGAATGGCATGGGTCGCCACCTGCAACGGCATTCTCCGCTCGACACGCTGAACAAGGAGAACGTGAAGAACCTCGTTCCCGCCTGGGCCTTCTCGCTGGGCGGTGAAAAGCAGCGTGGTCAGGAAACCCAGCCGCTGGTGCATGACGGTATCATGTATATCACCGGGTCCTATTCGCGGCTTTATGCCATCGACGTCAAAACCGGCGAGGAGCTTTGGCAGTACGACGCGCGGCTGCCGGAGGGCATCTTGCCCTGCTGTGACGTCGTCAACCGCGGTGCGGCGCTCTATGGCGAGAACATCTATTTCGGAACGCTGGATGCACGCATTGTCGCGTTGAACGCCAAGACGGGCGATACGGTATGGAACAAGAAGATCGCGGATTACAAGGCCGGTTACAGCTACACCGCCGCGCCGCTGATCGTGAACGGTCTGGTCGTGACGGGCAACTCGGGCGGTGAGTTCGGAATCGTCGGGTCGGTGCAGGCCCGTGACGCGGAAACCGGTGAAATGGTCTGGGAGCGTCCGGTGATCGAAGGTCACATGGGCACGCTCAATGGCGAAGAGAGCACGATGACCGGCACGCTGAACGCGACCTGGCCCGGCGACATGTGGAAAACCGGTGGCGGCGCGACCTGGCTGGGCGGTTCCTATGACGCGGATACCGATACGCTGGTCTTCGGCACCGGCAACCCCGCGCCGTGGAACTCGTGGCTGCGCGACGCGGGTCAGAAAAACGACGGCTCAGGCGATAACCTCTATGCGGCGTCGCGTCTCGGGATCGACCCGGCAACGGGCGAGATCAAATGGCACTTTCAGACCACCCCGCGCGAGGGCTGGGACTATGACGGCGTCAACGAGGTTGTTGCCTATACCGACCGTGAAGGAAACCAGCGTTATGCGACCGCTGACCGGAACGGATACTTCTACGTTCTGAACCGCGAAGACGGCGCATTCGTTTCGGCAACCCCCTTCGTCAAGGATATCTCCTGGGCCAGTGGCATCGACGATAACGGACGCCCGATCTATAACGAGGAGGGCCGTCCGGGCGATCCTTCGTCTGCGGCGGACGGCAAGAAGGGCGAAGTGGTCTTTGCCTCTCCGTCCTTCCTGGGTGGCAAGAACTGGATGCCGATGGCACATTCGCCGGTCACGGGCCTGTTCTATGTACCGTCCAATGAATGGGGCATGGACATCTGGAACGAGCCGATCACCTACAAGAAGGGTGCTGCGTATCTCGGCTCCGGTTTTACCATCAAACCGAACTATGAGGACCACATCGGCAGTCTCAAGGCGATCGACCCCGACACGGGCGAGATCAAGTGGGAGTACAAGAACGATGCCCCGCTGTGGGGTGGTGTGATGACGACCGCAGGCGGCCTGGTGTTCACTGGCACGCCCGAAGGCAAGTTCATCGCCTTTGACGATGAGACCGGTGAAGAATTGTGGTCGTTCCAGACCGGGTCCGGCATCGTCGGCCAGCCGATCACCTGGGAACAGGACGGCGAGCAATATGTGACCGTGATCTCCGGGTGGGGTGGTGCTGTGCCGCTCTGGGGTGGTGAAGTGGCCAAGAAGGTGAACTACCTCAACCAGGGTGGCACCCTCTGGACCTTCCGCCTGCCTGAGCAACTGGCTTCAGCCAACTGA
- a CDS encoding response regulator transcription factor: protein MLTRPTHTPNLASAGTLQGWALVVDDHPLFCDALELTLRSVGNFADVATANSLDAALKTIKGAPPPALILLDLNLPDVNGFDGLMRLGRAAEEVPIIIVSSMAENSIIGNAIVAGARGFVPKHSPRSVFRDALNAIAAGNVYKPAGYVEGRGSEGRHENLTRLSSLTNQQARILELICEGKLNKQIAFDLSIAETTVKAHVTAIMRKLGVQSRTQAVLVAQDARYAKDLPTPE, encoded by the coding sequence ATGTTGACCAGACCCACGCACACTCCGAATTTGGCTTCGGCCGGCACGCTGCAGGGCTGGGCGCTTGTCGTTGACGATCATCCGCTATTCTGTGACGCGCTGGAACTGACGTTGAGGTCGGTCGGCAACTTCGCGGACGTGGCGACTGCCAACAGCCTCGACGCGGCGCTGAAGACGATAAAGGGTGCACCGCCACCTGCGCTTATTCTGCTGGATCTCAACCTGCCGGATGTGAACGGGTTTGACGGTCTGATGCGCCTTGGGCGGGCGGCTGAAGAGGTTCCGATCATCATCGTCTCTTCGATGGCCGAAAATTCCATAATCGGAAATGCCATCGTCGCGGGTGCGCGGGGTTTCGTGCCGAAACATTCGCCCCGGTCGGTATTCCGCGATGCGTTGAACGCGATTGCCGCTGGCAACGTCTACAAGCCAGCCGGCTATGTTGAAGGACGGGGCAGCGAAGGCCGTCATGAAAACCTCACGCGCCTGTCGTCGCTGACCAACCAACAGGCCCGCATCCTGGAACTGATCTGCGAAGGAAAGCTGAACAAGCAAATCGCCTTTGACCTTTCGATCGCGGAAACCACCGTTAAGGCGCATGTCACCGCCATCATGCGCAAACTCGGGGTTCAAAGCCGCACCCAAGCGGTGCTCGTGGCGCAGGATGCGCGCTATGCCAAGGACCTGCCAACACCGGAATGA
- a CDS encoding FIST N-terminal domain-containing protein, producing MLFVSPHADFAAVVAEAETFYPDTDVVACTTAGELGANGYEENLIVGIGFPSDGFVTTSLLIEDIQELDVQATIDRITLKRTSLLDRTPDMAESFAFLVVDGLSLGEDTLTATISPAMRNFPVFGGSAGDGSDYRKTLVALNGKAAGNSAVLTLARSSHRTHVFSLDHLVPGEVQMVVTEADPTRRIVKEINAEPAAREYARLVGKDPNQLDRFTFASHPVVVRIGDKHHVRAIQQVNDNGELVFFSAIDEGMVLTVADPQDLGQHLETELNDLSSEQKPANIIGCDCILRRIEAEQSQQARHISQVLKAHRVTGFSTYGEQIGPLHVNHTMSGIAFYHAPEAGGMKR from the coding sequence ATGTTATTCGTGAGCCCGCATGCGGATTTTGCCGCAGTCGTCGCCGAGGCGGAAACTTTCTATCCTGACACCGATGTGGTGGCATGTACCACTGCCGGAGAACTGGGTGCCAATGGGTACGAAGAAAACCTGATCGTCGGGATCGGCTTTCCATCGGATGGTTTTGTCACCACCTCGCTGTTGATCGAGGACATCCAGGAACTGGATGTGCAGGCGACCATCGACCGGATCACCCTGAAACGCACGTCTTTGCTGGACCGGACCCCTGACATGGCCGAGAGCTTTGCGTTTCTCGTCGTCGACGGTCTGTCGTTGGGCGAGGATACGCTGACCGCCACGATCTCGCCGGCGATGCGCAACTTTCCTGTTTTTGGCGGATCTGCTGGTGATGGGTCGGACTACCGAAAAACGCTGGTGGCTTTGAACGGAAAGGCGGCCGGGAATTCGGCAGTACTGACGCTGGCCCGCAGCAGCCACCGCACACATGTCTTCAGCCTTGACCACCTGGTGCCGGGCGAGGTTCAGATGGTGGTGACCGAGGCAGACCCTACGCGGCGCATCGTCAAGGAGATCAACGCCGAACCCGCCGCGCGGGAATATGCGCGACTGGTGGGCAAGGATCCCAACCAGTTGGATCGTTTCACCTTTGCGTCCCATCCGGTCGTGGTGCGGATCGGGGACAAACACCATGTCCGCGCGATCCAGCAGGTCAACGACAACGGGGAACTGGTGTTCTTTTCGGCCATCGACGAAGGCATGGTGCTGACGGTCGCTGATCCGCAGGACCTTGGACAACACCTTGAGACCGAATTGAATGACCTCAGCAGCGAGCAGAAACCCGCGAACATCATAGGCTGCGATTGTATCCTGCGCCGGATCGAAGCGGAACAGTCGCAGCAGGCGAGGCATATATCGCAGGTGCTGAAAGCGCACCGGGTGACAGGGTTTTCGACCTACGGAGAGCAGATCGGTCCCCTGCATGTGAACCACACGATGAGCGGGATCGCATTCTATCACGCGCCGGAAGCAGGTGGGATGAAACGGTGA
- a CDS encoding extracellular solute-binding protein encodes MTETGGHSLQRRLLVTMAAGFAILVLLISVLLWTYARAAANRSHDLLLAGTALSILERVSVGPEGATVDLPSSAMEILSLNPVDRVQYSVSLPDGQDLTGEPDLPAPSGLTPSATPVFFEEEYLGADFRFVIQSRQLSASEGRQWVVVQVGQSVELRNAQQRSFFVTGLIGLAGLSLIGLGFVWVAIRTSLAPLRQIAADLAQREPADLGTVVGTPPREIRGLFDAINGFIERLSRSRALTETFIADVAHQTRTSLSALQGHLSLAVDADNTEQMRSRLAKADRQAMRTVRLTNQLLANAMVIHRSDRSSLQPVALRPLVRDMLAETLRDSRMRRISLSLIDDGIREGEDMILGDPVSIREALRNLIENAVRHGPPDNTVTISLVASHAVLILSVEDAGPGIAEADLPRATERFTSLSESSTGSGLGLSIVKAVTDGHGADLRLGRSSLGGLGVTLIFKRLMTLLVLLAWPLWASAPAQAETLLVHSATDTPAMTPLIEAFEARMPGVQVEYVEFQTLDLYRTVLMAADSSSPDLVISSAMDLQVDLVNRGFARRIQLSSQIAPPSWSVWRSEVFGFTFEPAVIIYNKETVSRDELPRSHRDLATFVRENEDRFRGRIGTYDIAQSGIGYLYATQDSLQGPQVLRLFEILGRADLRTYCCTSEMVEATARGELAFAFNAIGSYAAAELQTEPNLGLHFFDDYNLAMTRTAFVPNGAHRADLAARFIEFLLSGDGQRIIAEETPLIPLIPDQNQKSPIGREIQERLGTFLPIRLTPGLLTYLDELKRKDFLSAWETALGR; translated from the coding sequence ATGACTGAGACGGGCGGCCATTCGCTTCAGCGCCGGCTGCTGGTGACAATGGCGGCGGGCTTCGCGATCCTCGTCCTGCTGATCTCGGTGCTGCTCTGGACCTACGCGAGGGCCGCCGCGAACCGGTCGCACGACCTGTTGCTGGCGGGCACTGCACTGTCGATCCTTGAGCGCGTGTCTGTCGGTCCCGAAGGGGCCACGGTCGATCTGCCGAGTTCAGCTATGGAAATCCTGTCGCTCAATCCGGTGGACAGAGTGCAGTATAGTGTTTCCCTACCGGATGGGCAGGACCTGACCGGAGAACCGGATCTTCCGGCGCCGTCCGGGCTGACCCCCTCCGCGACGCCGGTTTTCTTCGAAGAAGAGTATCTCGGTGCCGACTTCCGCTTCGTCATTCAATCGCGTCAGCTCAGCGCATCGGAGGGGCGTCAATGGGTCGTGGTCCAGGTCGGGCAGTCCGTCGAGTTGCGCAACGCGCAGCAGCGTTCGTTTTTCGTGACCGGCCTGATCGGGCTTGCAGGTCTTTCGCTCATCGGTCTGGGTTTCGTCTGGGTTGCGATCCGAACCTCGCTGGCTCCTTTGCGTCAGATCGCTGCCGATCTGGCGCAGCGCGAACCGGCCGATCTTGGCACGGTGGTAGGTACGCCTCCCCGGGAAATCAGGGGGCTTTTCGATGCGATCAATGGTTTCATCGAAAGGTTAAGCCGAAGCCGCGCGCTGACCGAGACCTTCATCGCCGATGTCGCCCACCAGACGCGCACCTCGCTGTCCGCCTTGCAGGGTCATTTGTCGCTGGCCGTCGATGCGGATAACACGGAACAGATGCGGTCCCGGCTGGCAAAAGCGGACAGACAGGCGATGCGCACGGTGCGATTGACCAATCAGCTTCTGGCCAACGCAATGGTGATCCACCGATCCGACCGATCCAGCCTTCAACCGGTGGCCTTGAGACCCCTGGTCCGCGACATGCTTGCCGAAACCCTGCGCGACAGCCGCATGCGGCGCATTTCGCTCTCCTTGATCGACGACGGTATCAGGGAGGGTGAGGACATGATCCTCGGGGATCCCGTCTCGATCCGCGAGGCCTTGAGAAACCTGATCGAGAATGCCGTTCGGCACGGTCCACCCGATAACACGGTGACGATTTCCCTGGTCGCATCTCATGCTGTGTTAATTCTGAGCGTCGAGGACGCAGGGCCCGGTATCGCAGAGGCGGACCTGCCGCGTGCGACTGAACGCTTCACCTCTCTGTCGGAAAGCTCAACCGGGTCCGGTCTGGGGCTTTCAATCGTGAAGGCGGTGACAGATGGTCACGGTGCGGATCTGCGACTGGGACGCTCCTCTCTTGGGGGGCTTGGCGTGACGCTGATCTTCAAGCGCCTCATGACGCTTCTTGTGTTGCTGGCCTGGCCGCTATGGGCCAGCGCGCCCGCGCAGGCGGAAACGCTTCTGGTTCATAGCGCGACCGACACCCCGGCAATGACACCTCTGATTGAGGCCTTCGAAGCTCGTATGCCCGGCGTCCAGGTCGAATATGTCGAGTTCCAGACACTCGACCTTTACCGCACGGTTCTGATGGCGGCGGACTCGTCAAGTCCGGACCTGGTCATTTCCTCGGCGATGGATTTGCAGGTCGATCTGGTCAATCGCGGTTTTGCCCGGCGCATTCAGCTTTCTTCCCAGATCGCTCCTCCGTCCTGGTCGGTCTGGCGGTCCGAGGTCTTTGGTTTCACCTTCGAACCCGCCGTGATCATCTACAATAAAGAAACCGTCAGCCGAGACGAGTTACCGCGATCACACCGTGACCTCGCGACTTTCGTGCGCGAGAACGAAGACCGCTTCCGGGGCCGTATCGGGACGTATGACATCGCCCAGTCCGGTATCGGCTACCTTTATGCGACACAGGATAGCCTTCAGGGTCCGCAGGTTCTGCGCCTGTTCGAGATTCTGGGCCGCGCCGACCTGAGGACATATTGCTGCACCTCGGAAATGGTTGAGGCGACGGCGCGTGGCGAACTGGCCTTTGCCTTTAATGCAATCGGGTCCTATGCGGCGGCGGAACTCCAGACCGAGCCCAATCTGGGTTTGCATTTCTTTGATGACTACAACCTGGCTATGACCCGGACCGCCTTTGTCCCGAACGGTGCCCACCGGGCGGACCTGGCCGCGCGCTTCATCGAATTCCTGCTGTCAGGCGACGGTCAAAGGATCATTGCCGAAGAGACACCGCTTATCCCGTTGATCCCGGATCAGAACCAGAAATCGCCAATCGGTCGGGAAATCCAGGAACGTCTCGGGACGTTTCTGCCGATACGGCTGACGCCGGGACTTCTGACCTACCTCGATGAACTCAAGCGAAAGGACTTTCTTTCCGCATGGGAAACCGCGCTGGGGCGGTAG
- a CDS encoding response regulator transcription factor, with product MRMLLVEDNDDLAETIIDRLRAEGHSVDHERDGNEANELLRHFKFDIVLLDVNLPGRSGYEVLRSLRNRSDETPVIILTARSQIDDRVIGLDAGADDYMIKPVDFRELSARCRVLARRRAGKASNIFSAGPLVFDRAAKQAKIDGRDAGMRAREVQLLEIMIDNMGRMLTKEDVADRLYTFEEAPSLNAVEQLVTRLRRKLEGTPLVIKTARGLGYMAYLAEDD from the coding sequence ATGAGAATGCTACTTGTCGAAGACAATGACGACTTGGCGGAGACGATCATTGATCGCCTGCGCGCCGAGGGGCATTCGGTCGATCACGAGCGGGACGGTAACGAGGCGAACGAACTGCTGCGCCACTTCAAGTTCGACATCGTCCTGCTGGACGTGAACCTTCCGGGACGCAGCGGATACGAGGTTCTGCGGTCTTTGCGCAACCGATCTGACGAAACTCCGGTGATCATCCTGACCGCACGCAGCCAGATCGACGACCGCGTGATCGGGCTCGATGCGGGGGCCGACGACTACATGATCAAGCCTGTCGATTTCCGCGAATTGTCGGCGCGATGCCGCGTGCTGGCCCGCCGTCGTGCGGGAAAGGCCAGCAACATTTTCTCGGCTGGGCCGCTGGTGTTTGACCGGGCCGCAAAGCAGGCAAAGATCGACGGCAGGGACGCCGGGATGCGCGCCCGAGAGGTGCAGCTTCTGGAAATCATGATCGACAACATGGGCCGGATGCTTACAAAAGAGGATGTCGCAGACCGGCTTTACACGTTTGAGGAAGCCCCTAGCCTCAATGCCGTCGAACAATTGGTGACGCGGCTCAGGCGCAAGCTTGAAGGGACCCCTTTGGTCATCAAGACGGCCCGTGGTCTAGGCTATATGGCCTATCTCGCGGAAGATGACTGA
- a CDS encoding tripartite tricarboxylate transporter substrate binding protein, whose protein sequence is MSFARLGATIVAAATAFTAPAFAQSQIDRPECVAPANPGGGFDLTCRVAQTGLEPHIADPVQVTFMPGGIGAVAYNLFNTTRTDDGSAIVAFSTGSLLNIVTGKYGDFTEKDVRWVGTAGADFGAVVVRADSDYQELKGLMDDFSADPASVVVGAGGSVGSQDWMKGALLLREAGASPMDMRYVAFDGGGDAIAALLGGSIQVYMGDVGEMVPHIESGQMRVLAVMSPDRLDAPFAEIPTAMEQGYDVEWTILRGFYMGGDVSDADYQKWVDAFEAAYATEEFAAVQKEKGLLPLNMAGAELQASIEERVQRLREIATEAGLLSN, encoded by the coding sequence ATGTCATTCGCACGCCTTGGCGCGACCATCGTTGCCGCCGCCACCGCCTTCACCGCACCCGCTTTCGCACAGAGCCAGATTGACAGACCGGAATGCGTGGCCCCGGCCAACCCCGGTGGCGGTTTCGATCTGACCTGCCGGGTCGCTCAGACCGGGCTTGAGCCCCACATCGCCGACCCCGTCCAGGTGACGTTCATGCCCGGTGGCATCGGCGCCGTGGCCTACAACCTGTTCAACACCACCCGCACGGATGACGGGTCGGCCATCGTCGCCTTTTCAACCGGGTCGCTTCTGAACATCGTGACCGGCAAATACGGTGACTTCACCGAAAAGGATGTCCGTTGGGTCGGCACCGCCGGGGCGGACTTCGGCGCGGTCGTGGTGCGCGCTGACAGCGACTACCAGGAACTTAAGGGTCTGATGGACGATTTCTCCGCCGATCCTGCGTCTGTCGTGGTTGGTGCGGGCGGCTCGGTCGGCTCGCAGGACTGGATGAAGGGGGCGCTGCTTCTGCGCGAAGCCGGTGCGTCACCGATGGATATGCGCTACGTCGCTTTCGACGGCGGCGGTGATGCCATCGCGGCGCTCCTCGGCGGGTCGATCCAGGTCTACATGGGCGATGTGGGCGAAATGGTGCCGCACATCGAATCCGGCCAGATGCGCGTTCTCGCCGTCATGTCGCCCGACCGCCTCGATGCGCCCTTCGCCGAAATCCCGACCGCCATGGAACAGGGCTACGACGTCGAATGGACGATCCTGCGCGGCTTCTACATGGGCGGCGACGTCTCCGACGCGGACTACCAGAAGTGGGTGGACGCTTTCGAGGCCGCCTATGCGACCGAGGAATTCGCCGCCGTTCAGAAGGAAAAGGGCCTTCTGCCGCTGAACATGGCCGGCGCCGAACTCCAGGCTTCGATCGAAGAGCGCGTGCAGCGCCTGCGCGAGATCGCGACTGAAGCAGGCTTGCTCAGCAACTGA
- a CDS encoding tripartite tricarboxylate transporter TctB family protein codes for MVDRIFAGVLLIVTLAYSVIAFTTIKAPFQYDPLGPESWPQILSLVAIACLLMILWKPDMTEMDVARQTWFRLAATIVMLCAYAELYEPLGFILATILFGTALCAMLGAGILRSVVFGIAAGIGGYLLCVTLLDLNLPEGELIEYMLQPSSQEEGAS; via the coding sequence ATGGTCGACCGCATTTTTGCCGGGGTGCTTCTGATCGTGACGCTGGCCTATTCGGTCATTGCTTTCACCACCATCAAAGCCCCCTTTCAATATGATCCGCTTGGTCCGGAAAGCTGGCCGCAGATCCTATCGCTGGTGGCGATTGCCTGCCTGCTGATGATCCTGTGGAAGCCGGACATGACGGAAATGGACGTGGCCCGTCAGACCTGGTTCCGGCTTGCCGCCACCATCGTCATGCTCTGCGCCTATGCCGAACTTTATGAACCGCTGGGCTTCATTCTCGCCACGATCCTCTTCGGCACGGCACTGTGCGCCATGCTGGGGGCCGGCATCCTTCGATCCGTCGTCTTCGGCATCGCTGCAGGGATCGGCGGCTATCTGCTCTGCGTGACGCTGCTCGACCTCAACCTGCCTGAAGGAGAGCTGATCGAGTACATGCTCCAACCCTCCTCCCAAGAAGAAGGAGCTTCGTGA